One stretch of Vicinamibacteria bacterium DNA includes these proteins:
- a CDS encoding (2Fe-2S)-binding protein, whose protein sequence is METYKLSVNGQQKEVTVDPGTPLLWVLREDLKMTGTKYGCGIAACGACTVHLGGIATRSCVVPVSMVGGRPIVTIEAMAEDPVGRAVQDAWVAHDVVQCGYCQSGQIMSAVTLLKSTPRPSDVNIEESMGGNLCRCATYVRIREAIKTASHQLA, encoded by the coding sequence ATGGAAACCTACAAGCTCTCCGTTAACGGTCAGCAGAAGGAGGTCACCGTCGATCCCGGTACTCCGCTGCTCTGGGTGTTGCGCGAAGACCTGAAGATGACGGGCACTAAGTACGGTTGCGGGATCGCCGCCTGCGGCGCCTGCACGGTACATCTCGGTGGCATCGCCACGCGCTCCTGCGTGGTGCCGGTCTCTATGGTTGGCGGTCGCCCAATCGTGACCATCGAGGCCATGGCCGAGGATCCGGTGGGGCGCGCCGTGCAGGACGCCTGGGTCGCGCACGACGTCGTCCAGTGCGGCTACTGCCAAAGCGGACAGATCATGAGTGCAGTGACCCTTCTCAAGAGCACGCCCCGACCAAGCGACGTCAACATCGAGGAGTCGATGGGCGGGAATCTCTGCCGCTGCGCGACCTATGTTCGCATTCGCGAGGCGATTAAGACGGCTTCGCACCAGCTGGCGTAG
- a CDS encoding nuclear transport factor 2 family protein, with translation MSKHAAIAPDEAADRLAIRELVEAYAHCADRRDAKGQMALFTADTHFAVYMNANDPKPSQDLHTREALAPVFAELSKYAATTHFVGQSTISTLAADRASGEAYTLAHHVTVDGGTRRLMLASLRYLDTFVKRDGAWLFAERRLYVDWLEERALS, from the coding sequence ATGAGCAAGCACGCCGCCATCGCTCCTGACGAGGCCGCGGATCGCCTCGCCATCCGGGAGCTCGTCGAGGCCTACGCACACTGCGCCGATCGGCGCGATGCTAAAGGCCAAATGGCTCTGTTCACCGCGGACACCCACTTCGCGGTGTACATGAACGCCAACGATCCGAAGCCGTCACAGGACCTGCACACGCGGGAGGCGCTCGCTCCGGTCTTCGCCGAGCTAAGTAAGTACGCTGCCACCACGCACTTCGTCGGCCAGAGCACGATCTCCACGCTGGCGGCCGACCGCGCCAGCGGGGAGGCCTACACCCTGGCGCACCACGTCACGGTCGATGGTGGAACGCGGCGCTTGATGCTCGCGTCGCTGCGCTACCTCGACACGTTCGTGAAGAGGGACGGCGCGTGGCTGTTCGCGGAGCGCCGGCTCTATGTCGACTGGCTCGAAGAGCGCGCTCTCTCGTGA
- a CDS encoding xanthine dehydrogenase family protein molybdopterin-binding subunit has protein sequence MSAATNAANDFLLGRRSFCRVSATIAGGLIVSLHLDLPVHAQEAGQATPAPTVYPPDAFVQIRPDGKVLVKVNRLEFGQGVQTSLPMILADEMDADWSQVIAELAPAAEVYKDPIYGFQMVGSSSSIKHSFQQYRELGARTRAMLVAAAAQQWDVSPPQCRTEASVVHGPGGQSARYAELAEAAAKQPLPATVSLKNPSQFRLVGRRVRRLDSRSKCDGSLKFGLDLDLPGMQTAVVARPPVFGARVKRFDDEGARRIAGVRDVFEIPLARGTGVAVVADRFWAAKQARDRLKVDWDLSALERPDSALLWAKYKTLASMPGKVAASRGDDKKIEAFAAPTRIVAEYEFPYLAHAPMEPLNTTIRFDGDRAEAWAGSQFQTADQAAIAEVLGLRPEQVTFHTEMAGGGFGRRATPDSHVAREAAAIAKRSPGTPVKLVWTREDDVQGGYYRPMHVHRVEIGVGPNGTPLAWRHVIVGQSITAGTPFEAIIVKDGVDSTAVEGAADTQYDIPNFHVSAHHPTVNVPVLWWRSVGHAHSAFVMETLVDELATRAQADPIAYRRKLLKPDAKKLRAALDLLDRRSARWRSTLAAGHAAGIACHECFGTAVACAVDVSIENERPRIHRVTIAVDLGLAVNSLGVESQFQAGVAFGLTQLMAKGAITLKDGRVEQRNFDGFTPPYIVDAPIAVDVHIAPSSEAPSGGGEPPVPVISPAVVNALARLTGKRCRSLPLVTV, from the coding sequence ATGAGCGCCGCAACCAATGCCGCCAACGACTTCCTGCTCGGCCGGCGGAGCTTCTGCCGTGTCTCCGCGACGATCGCCGGCGGCCTGATCGTTTCCCTCCATCTCGATCTCCCGGTGCATGCGCAAGAGGCAGGTCAGGCGACGCCCGCACCGACGGTCTACCCGCCGGACGCCTTCGTACAAATCAGGCCCGACGGCAAGGTCCTCGTCAAGGTGAACCGGCTGGAGTTCGGGCAGGGAGTCCAGACGTCCCTTCCCATGATCCTGGCCGACGAGATGGACGCAGACTGGTCGCAGGTGATCGCGGAGCTGGCGCCCGCCGCTGAGGTCTACAAGGACCCAATCTATGGCTTCCAGATGGTGGGAAGCTCCAGCTCCATCAAACATTCGTTCCAACAGTACCGGGAACTGGGCGCCCGGACACGCGCCATGCTCGTGGCTGCTGCCGCCCAGCAGTGGGACGTCTCCCCCCCCCAATGCCGCACGGAAGCCAGCGTCGTGCACGGTCCCGGCGGCCAGTCGGCCAGGTACGCCGAGCTCGCGGAAGCGGCAGCAAAGCAACCGCTGCCCGCTACGGTGTCGCTCAAGAATCCTTCACAGTTCCGTCTCGTCGGTAGAAGGGTCCGGCGCCTCGACAGTCGCTCCAAGTGCGACGGCTCGCTCAAGTTCGGTCTCGACCTCGACCTCCCCGGCATGCAGACGGCCGTCGTCGCGCGGCCGCCGGTCTTCGGGGCGCGCGTCAAGCGCTTCGACGACGAGGGCGCTCGCCGCATTGCCGGCGTCCGGGACGTATTCGAGATCCCGCTCGCCCGAGGCACCGGCGTCGCGGTCGTCGCCGACAGGTTCTGGGCCGCCAAGCAGGCTCGAGACCGCTTGAAGGTCGATTGGGACCTCTCCGCGCTGGAGCGACCTGACAGCGCACTGCTCTGGGCGAAGTACAAGACGCTGGCGAGCATGCCCGGCAAGGTAGCGGCGAGCCGTGGGGACGATAAGAAGATCGAGGCGTTCGCTGCTCCCACCCGGATCGTCGCCGAGTACGAATTCCCTTACCTCGCCCATGCCCCGATGGAGCCGTTGAACACGACCATCCGTTTCGACGGCGACCGCGCGGAAGCGTGGGCCGGGTCGCAGTTCCAGACCGCCGACCAGGCAGCCATTGCCGAAGTCCTGGGTCTCAGGCCCGAGCAGGTCACCTTCCACACCGAGATGGCCGGTGGGGGCTTCGGACGGCGCGCCACTCCCGACAGCCACGTGGCGCGCGAGGCCGCGGCCATCGCCAAGCGCTCTCCTGGCACTCCGGTCAAGCTCGTCTGGACTCGTGAAGACGACGTCCAGGGGGGGTACTACCGCCCGATGCACGTACACCGAGTCGAGATCGGCGTGGGCCCGAACGGAACGCCGCTGGCGTGGCGACACGTGATCGTCGGCCAGTCCATCACCGCGGGCACGCCGTTCGAGGCCATCATCGTCAAGGACGGCGTCGACAGCACGGCTGTCGAAGGGGCGGCCGATACTCAATACGACATCCCCAACTTCCACGTCTCCGCTCACCATCCGACAGTCAACGTGCCCGTGCTCTGGTGGCGTTCGGTCGGGCATGCGCACAGCGCCTTCGTCATGGAGACGCTCGTCGATGAGCTGGCCACACGCGCTCAAGCTGACCCCATCGCCTACCGGCGCAAGCTCCTCAAGCCGGACGCAAAGAAGCTCCGCGCGGCCCTGGATCTCCTGGACCGGAGGAGCGCACGGTGGCGCAGCACGTTGGCGGCGGGGCACGCCGCCGGCATCGCGTGTCATGAATGTTTCGGGACCGCCGTCGCCTGCGCCGTCGATGTCTCCATCGAGAACGAGAGGCCCCGCATCCACCGGGTAACCATCGCCGTCGACCTGGGGCTCGCCGTCAATTCGCTGGGCGTGGAAAGCCAGTTCCAGGCAGGAGTCGCGTTCGGCCTCACGCAGCTCATGGCCAAGGGAGCGATCACACTCAAGGACGGGCGGGTGGAGCAGCGGAACTTCGACGGTTTCACGCCGCCGTATATCGTGGATGCACCGATCGCCGTGGACGTGCACATCGCGCCGAGTAGCGAGGCACCCTCCGGGGGCGGCGAGCCGCCGGTCCCGGTGATCTCACCGGCAGTGGTCAATGCCTTGGCCCGGCTGACCGGGAAACGCTGTAGAAGCCTGCCGCTGGTAACCGTCTGA